GCAGCTCGGCGACCCAGCGGAAAACTGGCGCACCTTTGCGCTGGATCATAAAAAGGAAACTTTCACGCCGAATGCTCGCTTTTATATGCACGCGGCCTTCAGCCGCTTTATTCGGCCGGGCTCGCGCATTATCGACAGCGATAACGGCAATACGCTCGCGACGCTGCGAGAAGATGGCGCTTTGGTGCTCGTGGTTCGCAACAGTGGCGAAAGCGACGTGAAGTACGAATTCGACTTGCGCGGGTTTGACAAAATCGGCGCAAGCGCGAAGGTGGTACGGTTCGAATTGCCGGGCAGTTTAAATGAGCAATCCGATATCGCGGTGTCGGGGAAGACGCTTTCGATGACGGCACCTGCACAGACGATTACGACGATGGTGATTGACGGCGCCGAAGGTGGCGTCTGCAAGCCGGATACGATTGTCCCGTACGTGAAGGTGCATGACGGTGGCTGGAACGAAACCACTGACGTGAAGCCGAATAAGGGCGACTCGCTAGTAATTGGGCCACATCCGTGGGAAGGCGGCCGCTGGGTTTGGAGTGGCCCGAACAATTTCACTTCGACCGACCGCGAAATCCGCTTCAAGAATCTTGACGGAAAATCAAGCGGCTACTACAAGGCCGTCCACACGAATGCCTTGGGCTGCGAAGCCTCCGTAACCATCAAGGTGGTGGTGGATGATCCGGAAAATCCGTTCGTGGAACCGGACACGACCAAGGAAGACTCTACCACGGCGACAGGGAACCGCAATCTTGTGGGTCTCGAAATCCGTCCGAACGAGCCGATTCAGGTCTTTGACATGCAGGGCCGATTCCTGGGCAAATCGCTAAAGCTGGCTCCGGGAAATTACCTTGTCCGCGAAGGTTCCCGCCTGCGCCAAATCCGAATCAAGTAATTTTCACGTTGTTTTTGATAAAATAATGAGGATAGTCAAAAATTTTTGCTATCCTTTGTTTATGCTTTTACAAACAACCGCTCAAAAAATCGTCTTTTCCCTCCTCGCCCTGTTCCTCCTCGTTACCACGGGCAAGGACTGGTTCGACTTCTATTCCTGCGGCGCGGTAAGCCAGTGCCTTTCCGAAGCCGGAACCCTCCAGCTTTATACCAAGTCCGTCATGACGACGTTGCTGACGGTGCTTGCCTTTATGAAGGCGCCGAGTGCTTTCTGTAGCAGGGACGGTAAGCTGCTGCGTATTGCGTTTGTGTTTTCGCTCATCGCCGATTATTGTTTCAGCTTGACTACGGTAATCGCCCCTAATTCTGGATCCCTCGGCACCCTTTTGGGAATATCCTTTTTTATGGTGTTTCAGACGGTTCTTATTTATAGGCATTCCCGCACCTCCGAATCGGATACTAAACTTCCGCGGGTATATGCTTTGCTTGCGATCGCTGTTCTTGCGGGGATTATCTTGCTTGCGACAGGAACCCTGGAACTCACGGTAGCGATCGTCGTTGTTTACGGCGTGTTTGTCGTTACCTCCATGATCGTGGGTATCCTTGCTCCGCGAAAGGAATATTTCCCGTCTAAAAACGCCCTGTTTGTCCGTTGGGGTATGGTCGCCTTTTTCTGCTGCGATGCATGTGTAGGCCTTTCCATGGTTACGGGCGAAAATCACAGTGCTTTGCAGGCCGTGGCCGAAATTGCAAATAACCTAATCTGGTGGTTCTACGTGCCGGCCCAGCTCATGCTGATTCGCGCTTCCGCAAAACCGGAATAGAATTCGGTCCGCGCAACCTGAATAAGGTGCTGTCCGCAAAACGGCTCTACGCCTTGATTTCCTTGTTTAAAATTTTCTGGCTACGGATGGCGACTGTCGGATGTTCGCGATAGATGGCCGCAAAAAGTTTCGTGTAGGGAATCTCGCTTGTGGCAAGGTCACGCATTGCGGCCTTCGCCACTTTCTTGCCGAGCTTTTCAAAGGCATAGTGATCGGCTTCGTATTCCTGGTGCCAGCAGTACAGGTGAAATACCGTGCGGAACGGAATTGCGGCCAGGTGCAGCCACAGTACCGCTTCGACAAGTGACATTTCGCGGCTTGCGAGCAAGAACGCGAACAGCCACACGGCAAGCAGAAGCAGGGCGATCTTGGCGAGGTTCCGCAGAATCCCGTGTCGCAGTTCCGCATGTCCTTCTTCGTGCTTTTTCTGGAATTCGCTTTCGGCAGGGGCCTTCCGGTGTTCCGGTAACGGGACGATGTCGTTTACCAGGGGAATCAGGCGCAGCAGGGCAAAAACGCCTCCACGCATCTGCGTGAGTCTGCGTTCACGAATTTCGAGCGTAAGCCTCGCGGCAATTTCCAGAATCAGAAAGATTCCGAGCAATGTCCACGACAGGTTCATTCAGGCCTTGCCGTTTTCACGATGGTTCCGAGCCGACGCAGCTTTTCTTCGACGCGGGCCTTTTCCCATTCCGAGAAACCCTTGTCAATGGGGTGTGCGTCGTCGTAGTCGTCAAAGATGGCGCGTCCGCGTTCGTTGTCCTTGTCGAGCCCGTGGGTCACGCGTTCGTACCAGTCCTTTTCCAGCTGGCGGTAACGCTTGAAAAGTTCGTCGAATGTCTCGGGGAGCGACACCGTGCGCATCACGTCCTTGTTGGTGTCGTTTGTCGCGAGGCGGCGCAGTTCCTTGACCGGTTGCGTTTGCAGGTTCACGTCGTTAATGACGAGGGATATGATCTGTTCCAGGGCGTAGCGTGCGAGGTATTCCTGGTAAGTCCTGAGAGCCTGTTGGCGTACGCGTTCACGCAGGAAATTTTCTCCGAGTCCGTCGATGTGTTCCTTGGTGTATATGTCGCGGACGGTTGTCACTTGCAGGCGCTGGTAGGCGTCGTAGACGTAGCGAACGGTATCGGGGCTAAAGATCGTGTAGAAAGAAGACGGAATGATTCCCTTGCCGCGCAGCGAATACTTGTAGAGGTTGCGGTCGAGCGCGTAGGCGTTGTTCGCGTAGTTCCAGCCGGGTACGATTTCATTTAAGCGCGGGGCGACTCCTACGAGTTGCGGGTCGCCGGGGCGAATGAGCGAGAACGGGAACTTGACGCGCTGCGGGAGCGTTGTAAGTCCGGTCGCAATCAAGGTAAAGGGCGATTCTCGGAAGTTCGCGGGGAACTTGATGTTCACGCCGAGTCCAAAGAACATGCCAAGTCCTGGCATTACTTCCTGGTCGGGCATGCGTCCGGTGTGGTTGCTGCCGACATTTGCGCCGTAGCCCAGGTTGCCGCATCCGTCGGGCCAAAGGGCTGCAATCAAGAGCGAATGGTGATGCATCTGGGTCAGGGGGCCCACGTATGAACTGTTCACTTCGCCTTCCTCGATGTGGCAGCACGGAGCGATAATCGACGACTTGACGATTGCCTTGCATGCGATGGTGGTACGGCTCATGAGGACCGATCCCTGCACTTCCGCGCCCGTATGGATCGTAACGCTTTTTTGCACGTTCGAATTTTCAAGAATCACGGAGTCGTAGACGTGGCTCGGTTCTTCGAGGGACGAAAGCACCACGGAGTTCCTGATTTTTTCGGCGCCCTCGATGCGGGCGTGAGCTCCGATCCAGCTGTTGCGAATAATGTTTGTGTTGCAGACCACGGCGCCCTTGCCCACCACGCCGAACGGGAACGCGGTTTCTTCGCGGTAGGCGCGGAGCTGTTCGTCGAATGCCGCCGCGACTTCGGGGTCCGGCTTATGGAAAAGCTGCGCCTCGATAAGTTCCGTCGTGATTTCGGGGAAAACGGTAACCTTGCGTCCACCCATTTCGTTCCCCACGTGCATGGCGTTTCCGACCATGTAGCTGATTTTTCCGCTACTGACGATAGAACCTACGTTCTGGATGACAGCGCTGCTTCGGACCAGGATGTTGCTGAGCATGGCCACCTTGTGGACCAGTGCGTTTTCGATAATGCAGTTGTGGACCAGGCTGTCGTAGATGCCTGTCGGGAAAGACACGTCACCCGGCAGCAAAAGCGTTCCGAAAAACTTTGGCAGGTAGACTTCGCCCATGAACGACGAACGGATAATGCGGTTCGGGTCGAACTCGTTTTCGACCATGACCTTTTCCCAGGATTCGGAACGGTTGCCGTTTCTTTCAAGAATCTGGATTTCGTCGGATGTCAGGGGACGATATTTGGTTCTCGATGCGAGAATGGTCCTGAAGTTTTCGACCGAGGAGGCCAAAACACTGGCCTTGAGCGCTTTTTTCAATTTCAACAATCGTTGCATGACTCAAAAATAGCCTAAATTTGACTCGATGATGAAAAAGTTCCTATTCAATTTAATCAGAAAACGCAAGTATGATATTTCTATCTACACCGAAGAAATATTCGAACGCCGTTGTCAAGAGGAAATCATTCGAAGCGACGAAGACAACAGCTACTTTGTGTATCTGGAATTTGATTTTGAGACCCTTCGCAAGGAAATGCCGGAAGACGACGACTTCAACCTTTTCTGGGATATTTTCCTTGCCGCGCAGAGCAAGGGTGGACGCAGCAGCGACATCATCGGATTTTTGGAACATGACTCCGGCTTGGGCCTGTTGCTCCTGGATACAAAGATCGAAGGCTGGAATCGCGTCAGGGGCCGTATCGAACAGATGGCCGTCGTGCACGATTTCAAGATCGACATGCAGGACCTTCTGAACAAGGTCGTAAGGCCCATCATCTACCCGGCATGCATCCAGAACATCGAAAATGCTGAACCGCAGCCGAGTGCCGCCCAGGCTTAAGTTCAATGGTCAAGAAAGTCCTCGTTATCGGTTCCGTCTATCCGCGTTTTCACGAAGACGCCGAAGTCCCCTGGTTGCGAACCTCTATTGCGCACCTCAAAAAGGCAGGACTTGACATACAAGTTCTCGCTCCCGCGTACAAGGGCCTGAAAAGCCACGAAATCGACGGCGTCAAGGTAAACCGTTTCCGCTACGCGCCCGCCGAATGGGAAATGCTCACTCACGAAGAAGGCGCTCCCAGCAAAATGGCGAGCAAGCCCTGGCTGCAGCTTTTGGCGATTCCCTACATCATCAGCGGTTTTTTCAAGTGCATCAACATTTGCCGCAAGTTCCGGCCCGACGTGATTCATGCCCACTGGCCGTTTCCGCACGCCTATATTGCGCTCGGTGCCGCTAAGTTATTCAGAATCCCGCTGGTCCTCAATTTCCACGGGGCGGAACTCCTGCTCATCCGCAAGAAAAAGTGGGTGAAACCTCTCCTCAAGTTTGCCATCGGGCAGGCGCAGGCCGTTTTCGCGAATTCAAGCTTTACGGCCGGTAAAATCAAGGCGCTCCGCGATGTCGACGTTGAATGGAGCCCGTACGGAACAACGCTAGAGACGAAAGACGAGAGACGAGAGACGAGAGATGGGGGAAGTCTCCCCCTCGCTCCTGCCGCTGACGCGGCATCCGCTACCCCTTCTAGCGGGGACACCCCGCAACGCCCCGATCCGCATCCGGTAAATAGCAAATTTAAAATCCTCTTCGTGGGCCGCCATATCGAACGCAAGGGAATCTGCTACCTGATTGAAGCCGCGAAGTACCTGCCGCGCGACCAGTTCGAAATCCGCATCGTGGGCGTCGGTGACCTGACGGAACAACTTAAAGAACAGGCCGCAAGCGTCATTGCGAGGAACGTAAGTGACGAAGCAATCCAGAGCGGCTTTGCCGCTCAGTCTGCCGAAATCATTTTCACTGGCAAACTTTCTCCCGAGGCACTCGCGAACGAATACAAGACCGCAAATGTCTTCACGCTCCCGGCCATTGTCGATAGCAAGGGCGATACCGAAGGTCTCGGCGTCGTGCTGATCGAGGCGATGGAACTCGGACTCCCCGTCGTCGCAAGTAACGTGGGCGGCATTCCCGATGTCGTTGTCGATGGCGAAACAGGAATCCTCGTTCCCGAAAAAGATCCGAAGGCTCTTGCCGAAGCTTACAAGCGTCTAGCTTCGGATAATGAACTTGTGAAAAAGCTGCTGGCGGGCGCCCAGAAGCGAATCGGCGAATGTTTCAATTGGGACCGCATCGTAGAACGTCAGATTGCCGTCTACGAAAAAGTCCAGAAGTAATTTTCAAAAAATTTAAATGATTGCGGGCTTGTACCCGAGCAGTTTCATGCTGTAAAGGGCCGTCCCTTTGCTGATGCTGCGTACACCCGTGGCGTAGCCGAAAATCTTTCGCAGCGGGACGTCCGCCTTCAAAAAATGCGTCTTGCCGTCACCGCCGATTTCTTTCACCTTGCCGTCGCGCGACTGGATGTCTCCGGTCACGAGTCCCGCGAAGTTGACGGGGCATTCGAGCGAAAGTTCCATGATGGGTTCGAAAAGCTGCACGTCGGCGGGTTTAATCAGCTTGACGACCGCGTCGGCGCATGCCTTCTTGATCATGGGCGGCAGCGCCCCTTCGGTCCAGGTGAACTCGTGGACTTCAAAGCAGACGCCTACAAGGGGCCCCTTGCCGAGAACGCCGATTTCGGTCGATTCGAGGAGCGCCGAGCGCACGCCCGCCAAGATTTCACGCGGGGCGTTTTCGAGGAATTCTGCGGAGAGACGGATGTCGTGTGCGTCACCTTCGAGCGGTGTCGCCGAAAGCTTTATCGAAATTTTATGCGGGCCAATCTGGAACGTGTTTTCGACGGGGCCGACATTTCGGCAGAGGCGTTCCTGCCAACGCACCTCGGGTTTTCCTGCACGCACCTCGCAGCCGAACTCGCGCTTGAGGCGGGCAAGCAGCACGTCCAGCTGCACTTCGCCTACGGTATGCAGGTACCAGAATCCGCCGTCGTCCTTCTGAACGCGGAAAGAGGGGTCCATGCGGCTGAGCGTGCCTAGACTCTTTTCCACGTGATGGTAATCATCGGAGCCCAGGCACTCCACGCGCGTCTGCAGAAGCGGCTGGTACTTGTCGCGGATAGAGGAGTCTGGTTGCGTCTCCTCTCTCTCGTCTCTCGCCTCTCGTCTCTCGTCTAAATAAATCACCTGTCCAAGTTCCGTCTCGAACGGCGTTCGCATCGCGTAAATGTCGCCGGAGCGGATTTCGTCCACGGGCTGCAACAAGTTGGCTTTCAGACGAGAAAACTCAAACCCCGCGGGCCATTCCTTGCGTTCCATGTCCGTGTGGCTGCGGAAAAGCGAAATTTCGCCCACGCCCTTAAAGTGTCTAAGGCGAATCACCTGGCCAAGCTCGTTTTCGTTAAACTGGGGCGCGTCGGGTAAAAAGAAGGAAAGCGCCGTCAACAGGCTGCGGACTCCGAAGCCTTCCATCGCAGAGCCTGCATAGCAGAGGGCGTAGTCGTCATTCTTCGCTAGTTCCTTGAGCCCGCGCAAAAGCTGTTTCGGCGCGACCGCCTTTCCTTCGAGTGCAAGCTGCAAGATTTCGTCGTCGAAGTTGCTCGCGAATTCCACTGCCTCTGCATAATGCTTCTTGACTTTTTCGGTAGAATCGCTCACTTCGCCCGGTTGCGGCCAGCTGTCGTCGATAATTTCTTCGCCGGATTCCGAATGTACCAGGCGGCTTCTGCTCAGTATGTCGAGTACACCGCTAATCTTTCCGCCCTTGTATTCGGGGAGGGTCATGAGTACCGGGCGTACGCCCAGGACTTCTTCGATGTTGATCAGCGTTTCGTCTAGCGAATAGTCGGGGTTGTCCAGCTTATTCACGAAAAGAATCGTGCGGACGCCCGCTTCGCGGAGTTTACGGAAGGCGGCGACGGTCTGTGTCTCGACACCGCTCGCTGCACTCACCACGAGTACGGCGCCTTCGACCGCCGTGAGTGCCGTATCTACTTCGGCGCCAAAGTCCACGTGCCCCGGCGTGTCGATAAAGTTGAACCAGGTGTTCTTCCATTCGAAATGTGCAACGCCGCTCTCGATGGTGATGCCGCGGTCCTTTTCTTCGGGCAGGTAATCCATCGTGGCAAGGCCTTCTTCCACGCGGCCCGGCCGGCGAACTTCGCCCGCCGCAAAAAGGATTCGCTCGGAAAGGGTCGTCTTTCCGGCGTCTACGTGGGCAAGGATTGCGATGTTTCGAATCGGCTGAGTCATGCGCCCTACTTTTTCAGTTGTTCTTCAAGGGCGGCAATTCGTTGCGACAGTTCAGCACAAAGCTTTTCGAGTGCATTCAGTCGGGCGTCGTGTTCACGGTCCTTTTCCGATTGGCGGCGCAGTTCCGAATCCTGCGTCTTGTTGACGCTGTCTACGGAATTCAGGCGGAAATCGTGTTCCGCATCCTTGGCCACCTGGGCCTTCAACCTGAAATCCTGTTCGCGTTCCTTGCTGTACAGTGCGTCAATGCGAACATCGTGTTCGTCATCCTTTTCTTTTTGCATATCCAGGCGCGCATCATGTTCCTGGTCTTTACGCTGGAGCTCACGAATTTGTTCTTCTTCAAGATTCATAATGACCTCGTGTAAAGGAATCCTATAAATTAATGTAGAAAAACCGCAACCGCCTTATGCGCCGAATTCGTTTTCGTCAAGGCTTAACTCGTTCTCGATCGCCGCCTGCTTGCGCTCCGCCGTTGCGTCGAGCGCCTCGGCATGTCCGCGCAGTGCTGCAAACGGGTGGAAAATCTTCGCGCGGTCTTCCACGTTCATCCGCGGGTGCTTCATAAGGAAGTTCCAGTCGTTCCGCGGATACGGCAAGTCGATTATATCTGAGTAATTGTCTCTCGTCTCTCGTCTGTAGGCTCGGAGAGCCGTTCTTTCGTCTAAATTAGGCACGGTGTCCCCCGATTTGTCCGTTGCGTTCCACGGTTGTGGCGCCTTCTTGCAGGTCCATTCCCTTCACGATGGCATTCTTGCCGAACCGTTTCTTAATCAAAAGTTCCGCCTTCAGGCGTTTCTTTTCGCGTTCCTGTTTCTGCACGTCGGTGAACAGGTCGTACTGTTCGTGGCTTGCATCCACGATGTCGGCGGCCACAAGATTCAATCGCCGCACCGTAAGCTTCGGGTTCACGATGCGGTCAAAAAGTTTCATCACGGCATCGGCCATCACCGTCTGCGAGCTGGTGTAGTAGCCGATGTTTGCCGTACCGTGGGCTGGTTTCGGGAGAATGCGCCCGTAAACATCCATCACGGTTTCGCCGTGGTAAATCCCCTTGTCCACGTTTTCGCGGTCGTAGCCGACTGTAAGCACCATGGCGTTTGTCACCAGGTCGTGCGCCACTAAGGTCATCGAAACGGTATCGACCATCTCGCGCACCACAAGTCGCGCCTTGTCGAACGGATACGGGTCCTGTAGCACTTGGCCTTCGCCTGTGCTCCTGTTGCGCGGTTTTGCCTTCTTGATGTCTGCAATCGTGCAGGGTTCGTAACCCCAGGCGTGGTCAATCAAAATTTCCGCATTGACGCCGAAAAGCTTGTACAGGCCTTCGGGATTTTTCACGCTCACGCGGGCGATGTCTCCCATCGTGTAGATTCCGCGCCCCGCATTCAGTCTGCAATTCTCCAGCCGCTCCGCAATGCCGCGTCCCACCTGCCAAAAACTCGTAATCGGCCGGTGCGCCCAGAGTTGCCGCCGGTAACTCATCTCGTCGAGTTCTGCGATTCGGACGCCGTCGCTGTCGGCTTCGACGTGCTTTGCCATCACGTCCATCGCGATCTTGCAGAGGTACAGGTTGGTGCCGATTCCGCCTGTCGCCGTAATTCCCGTGGTCGTGAACACATCCTGGATAATCGTCTTTACCAGTTCGCGGGCCGATTTCTTGTAAAGCTTGAGGTATTGCGTCAGGTCCAGAAAGCATTCGTCAATGGAATACGCGTGGATATCCTCGGCGCTTACGTATTTCAAGTAGACATTGTAAACCTTGGTGGAGTATTCCACGTATTTTGCCATCTGCGGCTTTGCAATCGTGAATTCGATCTTTTCGCCGGTTTTCCGCTGCACCTCGCGCACCTTCTGGTTCACCTCGAAAAGTCGCGCTCGCCCGGGAATCCCGTATGCCTTTAACGCAGGCGTCACCGCGAGGCAAATCGTCTTTTCGGTGCGGCTTTCGTCTGCGACCACGAGCTTCGCCTTTAACGGGTCAAGCCCCCGGAGGATACATTCCACCGAGGCGAAAAACGACTTGAGGTCTATGGCGGCGTAAGTGCGGGGCATTGTATTAAATATAGGAAGGTCTTAAACCAAAAAATACACATTTGTGCAGGCAATGTTGAAAAAATTGCAACGGAAATAGTAAGAATTTTAAAATATGTAAACATTTCCTATCTTTTTTTGGGTAAATTATGGGTATGCCCGAAGTATTAGACTATTTGGAATACCGCGAGTTCTTGAGAGACTGGTTTGTCGAAACCAAGAAAGGCTGCCCTTTCACCTCGTACCGCTACCTTGGCCAGAAAACCGGCGTGGACCCGGCCTGGCTTGTACGTGTGTTCCAGAAAGAGGGGCATTTGAACGAGGGCACGCTCCCCGCGTTCATCCGGTTGTGCGGCCTGGACGATCGCCGCGCCGAATATTTCAAGACTTTATACCGTTTCAACAAGACGAAGGCGAAGCAGACTCTCTCTGAGCTGTATTACAGGCTGATGGAACTCCGTTCCATGGAAACCCGTATCCTTTCGACTCCCGAGCTTTCGTATTTTGGCAGCTGGGCCTGTGCGGCCCTTCGCGCCCTTATCGGCATTTCCAAGGACACAAGCGACGTTGGCAAGCTTGCCAAGGGGCTGAATCCGCCCATTTCGCAGGACGAGGCGCGTTCCGCCCTCGGCATCCTGAAACAGCTCGGGCTCGTGGTCCCCGACAATAAGGGCGGCTGGAACATTACCGACCAGATCATCAGTACCGGCGGCGAAGTCAAGAGCCAGGCCGTGCGCGATTTCCACAGGCATACGCTTGAACTTGCCCAGGAATCGATCGATCGCCATAAACCCGAAGAACGCGATATTTCGTCGGTCGTGTTTACCGCCGAAGAAGCGGACCTGCCCGAAATCCGCCACCGTATCGAGGAATTCCGTCGTGGCCTTTTGCAGTTCGCCCGCCAGAGCGAACGTGCCGACCGTGTATACGCATTGAACATAGCGATGTTCCCCCTGTCCGACAAGGTGGACGACCCTGACACGGGCTCTACCCCGCAAAACAAGGGGGTATAATGCGCAGTACACCTTTATTTTTGTATCTTTCGGATGTGTTCCGCAAAAACTTGAACATTTCCCGTATGGTAAAAACGGCGTCTTCTGCTGCGCTGACCCTTTCTTTGGGATGGGGTCTTTTGGCGTGCGGCGAAACCAAGACGGCGGGAGGTGGCTCCAGCGGTTCCGAGGCCGGTAATGCCATTACGGCACAGATCATGACGGCGGATAAAAAGCCTGCTGCCCAGGCAAGGGTGCGCCTCATGGATAGCGAAAGCCTAGACGGTGCCGACGCCTACGAAGCCGAAACCGACAAGAAGGGCTACGTGACAATCGAAGGCGTTGCCGACGGCGACTATACGTTCGAAGCTAAGCTCGATGGCGAAGCCTTGCAGCTGCAGGTCAAGGTAGAAGGCGACAGCGTCGTCGACCTTGGACAGGACCAGCTTAAAAAGATGGCTAAGGTCTCGGGCAACGTAGGTGACGAGTCTGCGAACGGAACGGTCAAGGTTCGCGGCATGGAACATTCCGCGAAGGTCGAAAACGGCTCTTTCTCCCTGGATTCGCTTCCCGAAGGGGCGCTGAGCCTTGTGTTCATTCCCGATGCGGGGCATGACACCAGCAGCACCTACCTCAAGGTGGTTGCCGGGAAAAAGTCGACTTCCAGTACGTTCGCCGAAGAATCCCGTGCGCTTTTGCTGGACGATTTCCAGGATTCCAACTACCAGAACCGCTTTATGCCCGCGCGTACATACGATGGCGGCTGGTGGTATTTTGATTATTCCTCCAAGAACGTGACCCCGAGTTTTATTGTTGGCAAGGAACACCGCTTTACGCTTGAAGACTTGGACGGCAACATCGTGGCTCATGTGGAAGCCGAATTCGGGGACGCTGTCGAGGATTCCACGGGAGTGCATTATCCCTGGGCTACCGTCGGTATCGAACTGGGCAAGAGCGACAAGGCTCTCTGCAACGACATTTCCTCGGTCGACTCGATTGCATTCCGTATCAGGGGCAAGGGCGCCATTGTCTTTGCCGTTATCGAAGCGAAACCTCAGCTAGAAAAGCAGAAAATAATTGCTCAGTACGAACACGCGATGTCTGCGGACTGGGAACGCGTGAGTGTGCCGCTTGCCGATATTATTGCCCCGAACGCTTCGTACAAGTGCGTGAACCAGCTGAACTGGAATTTCAAGGCGACCGTTCTTGACCCGACCGTTGAATTCTGGCTCGACGATATCGAACTTATCGGTGGCGACCGCCTCTCTATCTGGGAAAAGTAATTTCCTTCGTCGTTGCGAGGAACGAAGTGACGAAGCAA
This window of the uncultured Fibrobacter sp. genome carries:
- a CDS encoding M48 family metalloprotease — protein: MLGIFLILEIAARLTLEIRERRLTQMRGGVFALLRLIPLVNDIVPLPEHRKAPAESEFQKKHEEGHAELRHGILRNLAKIALLLLAVWLFAFLLASREMSLVEAVLWLHLAAIPFRTVFHLYCWHQEYEADHYAFEKLGKKVAKAAMRDLATSEIPYTKLFAAIYREHPTVAIRSQKILNKEIKA
- a CDS encoding DUF4954 family protein — translated: MQRLLKLKKALKASVLASSVENFRTILASRTKYRPLTSDEIQILERNGNRSESWEKVMVENEFDPNRIIRSSFMGEVYLPKFFGTLLLPGDVSFPTGIYDSLVHNCIIENALVHKVAMLSNILVRSSAVIQNVGSIVSSGKISYMVGNAMHVGNEMGGRKVTVFPEITTELIEAQLFHKPDPEVAAAFDEQLRAYREETAFPFGVVGKGAVVCNTNIIRNSWIGAHARIEGAEKIRNSVVLSSLEEPSHVYDSVILENSNVQKSVTIHTGAEVQGSVLMSRTTIACKAIVKSSIIAPCCHIEEGEVNSSYVGPLTQMHHHSLLIAALWPDGCGNLGYGANVGSNHTGRMPDQEVMPGLGMFFGLGVNIKFPANFRESPFTLIATGLTTLPQRVKFPFSLIRPGDPQLVGVAPRLNEIVPGWNYANNAYALDRNLYKYSLRGKGIIPSSFYTIFSPDTVRYVYDAYQRLQVTTVRDIYTKEHIDGLGENFLRERVRQQALRTYQEYLARYALEQIISLVINDVNLQTQPVKELRRLATNDTNKDVMRTVSLPETFDELFKRYRQLEKDWYERVTHGLDKDNERGRAIFDDYDDAHPIDKGFSEWEKARVEEKLRRLGTIVKTARPE
- a CDS encoding glycosyltransferase codes for the protein MVKKVLVIGSVYPRFHEDAEVPWLRTSIAHLKKAGLDIQVLAPAYKGLKSHEIDGVKVNRFRYAPAEWEMLTHEEGAPSKMASKPWLQLLAIPYIISGFFKCINICRKFRPDVIHAHWPFPHAYIALGAAKLFRIPLVLNFHGAELLLIRKKKWVKPLLKFAIGQAQAVFANSSFTAGKIKALRDVDVEWSPYGTTLETKDERRETRDGGSLPLAPAADAASATPSSGDTPQRPDPHPVNSKFKILFVGRHIERKGICYLIEAAKYLPRDQFEIRIVGVGDLTEQLKEQAASVIARNVSDEAIQSGFAAQSAEIIFTGKLSPEALANEYKTANVFTLPAIVDSKGDTEGLGVVLIEAMELGLPVVASNVGGIPDVVVDGETGILVPEKDPKALAEAYKRLASDNELVKKLLAGAQKRIGECFNWDRIVERQIAVYEKVQK
- a CDS encoding GTP-binding protein, whose amino-acid sequence is MTQPIRNIAILAHVDAGKTTLSERILFAAGEVRRPGRVEEGLATMDYLPEEKDRGITIESGVAHFEWKNTWFNFIDTPGHVDFGAEVDTALTAVEGAVLVVSAASGVETQTVAAFRKLREAGVRTILFVNKLDNPDYSLDETLINIEEVLGVRPVLMTLPEYKGGKISGVLDILSRSRLVHSESGEEIIDDSWPQPGEVSDSTEKVKKHYAEAVEFASNFDDEILQLALEGKAVAPKQLLRGLKELAKNDDYALCYAGSAMEGFGVRSLLTALSFFLPDAPQFNENELGQVIRLRHFKGVGEISLFRSHTDMERKEWPAGFEFSRLKANLLQPVDEIRSGDIYAMRTPFETELGQVIYLDERREARDEREETQPDSSIRDKYQPLLQTRVECLGSDDYHHVEKSLGTLSRMDPSFRVQKDDGGFWYLHTVGEVQLDVLLARLKREFGCEVRAGKPEVRWQERLCRNVGPVENTFQIGPHKISIKLSATPLEGDAHDIRLSAEFLENAPREILAGVRSALLESTEIGVLGKGPLVGVCFEVHEFTWTEGALPPMIKKACADAVVKLIKPADVQLFEPIMELSLECPVNFAGLVTGDIQSRDGKVKEIGGDGKTHFLKADVPLRKIFGYATGVRSISKGTALYSMKLLGYKPAII
- a CDS encoding DNA methylase, with the translated sequence MPRTYAAIDLKSFFASVECILRGLDPLKAKLVVADESRTEKTICLAVTPALKAYGIPGRARLFEVNQKVREVQRKTGEKIEFTIAKPQMAKYVEYSTKVYNVYLKYVSAEDIHAYSIDECFLDLTQYLKLYKKSARELVKTIIQDVFTTTGITATGGIGTNLYLCKIAMDVMAKHVEADSDGVRIAELDEMSYRRQLWAHRPITSFWQVGRGIAERLENCRLNAGRGIYTMGDIARVSVKNPEGLYKLFGVNAEILIDHAWGYEPCTIADIKKAKPRNRSTGEGQVLQDPYPFDKARLVVREMVDTVSMTLVAHDLVTNAMVLTVGYDRENVDKGIYHGETVMDVYGRILPKPAHGTANIGYYTSSQTVMADAVMKLFDRIVNPKLTVRRLNLVAADIVDASHEQYDLFTDVQKQEREKKRLKAELLIKKRFGKNAIVKGMDLQEGATTVERNGQIGGHRA
- a CDS encoding TIGR02147 family protein — translated: MPEVLDYLEYREFLRDWFVETKKGCPFTSYRYLGQKTGVDPAWLVRVFQKEGHLNEGTLPAFIRLCGLDDRRAEYFKTLYRFNKTKAKQTLSELYYRLMELRSMETRILSTPELSYFGSWACAALRALIGISKDTSDVGKLAKGLNPPISQDEARSALGILKQLGLVVPDNKGGWNITDQIISTGGEVKSQAVRDFHRHTLELAQESIDRHKPEERDISSVVFTAEEADLPEIRHRIEEFRRGLLQFARQSERADRVYALNIAMFPLSDKVDDPDTGSTPQNKGV
- a CDS encoding carboxypeptidase-like regulatory domain-containing protein: MRSTPLFLYLSDVFRKNLNISRMVKTASSAALTLSLGWGLLACGETKTAGGGSSGSEAGNAITAQIMTADKKPAAQARVRLMDSESLDGADAYEAETDKKGYVTIEGVADGDYTFEAKLDGEALQLQVKVEGDSVVDLGQDQLKKMAKVSGNVGDESANGTVKVRGMEHSAKVENGSFSLDSLPEGALSLVFIPDAGHDTSSTYLKVVAGKKSTSSTFAEESRALLLDDFQDSNYQNRFMPARTYDGGWWYFDYSSKNVTPSFIVGKEHRFTLEDLDGNIVAHVEAEFGDAVEDSTGVHYPWATVGIELGKSDKALCNDISSVDSIAFRIRGKGAIVFAVIEAKPQLEKQKIIAQYEHAMSADWERVSVPLADIIAPNASYKCVNQLNWNFKATVLDPTVEFWLDDIELIGGDRLSIWEK